A stretch of Kaistella flava (ex Peng et al. 2021) DNA encodes these proteins:
- a CDS encoding site-specific integrase: MASLKFVLRLQKEDNTGHYPIYIRVIKDRKTKFITTGVKLKVTEWDEENQRVKKNHQNSARINALLLKKLSDASGMIADSERKTNNISARRLKEAIKGKPTVNFFEYADTRLNKLALTHSISTCRNYKMDIKKFENYVNTRDLDFEDITALLLSDYINYLRKVRGNSTNTIIGSLKALSHMFTSANNEDLIPDTLFPFKKIRLKKERGTRTFLDNDQLEKLKNYKIEWAGKCGIFRDMFIFAVYAGGLRFSDVVSLKWSEYDLKEHRITKTIKKTNRQHQFKVASKASEIIAKYKKQNSNPEQFIFPVLEDVAFFEKSKENKSKEIARANSLCGFHLRRLGKELKFPFSLTFHLSRHTFATNALRNGMRIEYVSKLMDHGDISTTQIYAKIISHELDDAVDKYIY, encoded by the coding sequence ATGGCTTCATTAAAGTTTGTTTTAAGGCTTCAAAAAGAAGATAATACTGGCCACTACCCTATCTACATCCGCGTCATCAAAGATCGAAAAACCAAATTCATCACAACCGGCGTAAAATTAAAGGTAACAGAATGGGATGAAGAAAACCAGAGAGTAAAAAAGAATCACCAAAACAGTGCACGGATAAATGCCCTGTTGCTGAAAAAACTTTCTGACGCTTCAGGAATGATTGCGGATAGTGAACGGAAAACAAATAATATATCCGCAAGAAGACTAAAAGAAGCCATTAAGGGAAAACCAACAGTCAATTTCTTTGAATATGCCGATACAAGATTAAATAAACTGGCACTCACCCACTCGATCAGCACATGTCGGAACTATAAAATGGACATTAAAAAATTCGAAAATTATGTGAACACCCGTGACCTGGATTTCGAAGATATTACCGCTTTGCTTCTAAGCGACTACATCAATTACTTAAGAAAAGTAAGAGGCAACAGCACCAATACAATTATAGGATCTTTAAAGGCCCTTTCTCATATGTTTACAAGCGCAAACAATGAAGATTTGATTCCCGATACGCTTTTTCCCTTCAAAAAAATAAGGTTGAAAAAAGAAAGAGGAACCAGAACCTTCCTCGACAATGACCAACTTGAAAAGTTGAAAAACTATAAAATCGAATGGGCTGGAAAATGTGGAATATTCCGCGACATGTTCATTTTCGCAGTCTATGCAGGCGGATTAAGATTCAGTGATGTGGTGTCATTAAAATGGTCGGAATATGACCTGAAAGAACATCGGATTACAAAAACAATAAAAAAAACCAACCGACAGCACCAGTTTAAAGTAGCCAGTAAAGCTTCAGAAATTATAGCAAAATACAAAAAGCAAAATTCCAATCCGGAACAATTTATTTTTCCTGTTTTGGAAGATGTTGCCTTCTTTGAAAAAAGTAAAGAAAATAAATCCAAAGAAATTGCCCGGGCAAACAGTTTGTGTGGTTTTCATTTAAGAAGATTGGGCAAAGAATTAAAATTTCCTTTTAGTCTTACCTTTCACCTAAGCCGTCATACTTTTGCTACGAATGCATTGCGGAATGGGATGCGTATTGAATATGTAAGCAAGCTCATGGATCATGGCGATATTAGTACAACCCAAATCTACGCGAAAATCATTTCCCACGAGTTGGATGATGCAGTCGACAAATATATTTACTAA